TCGACCAGCTCGCCCTGGCGGACCAGGCGGTCCAGGCGCTGGTGAAGGTCGCGGCGCTCGGCGCCACCGCGCAGGCCGAGCTCGCGGACGAGCTGCTTGAAGCCCGCGGATCGACTGGGCTGGCGGCCTATCCTCTCTACGATCTGTTGGTCGGAAAGCACAATGTGTCTCGCTGGCCACAGGCGATTAGCGATTAGCAGTTAGCGATTAGCCAGAACGGATCGCTTCGGCGCGTTCTCTGACCGCTAATCGCTAGTCGCCAATTGCTTCTTTTCCCCTAATCCCATGCTAAGCGCGAAACAATTTTCCTCATAGGGCCTTCACCGGATGTAAGAGATGCCGAATGCGGCGCAAGATTTACGCTCGAGTTCGCGGTTGAGGCTGCATTTCGAATCGGATGCAGGCGGTCGCGGATGCAGCAACCCCGCGCTGAGCGCAGTCGCCCAACAGGACAACGAACAGGAACTCTGTTTGGCACGGGACGTGCGGATGCCTGGACATCCCCCAGGCAGCAGTAAACCGGGCGGACCGCAACCACGGCCGCTCGACACCCAGGAACTTCGCGCGAGTGGGCTCCACAGGTCCGCAGCGCTTCACGACCGACAGAGGACATCGATATGTGGAAGCCCGCCACGCCGAGCACCCCGGCACCGCAAGCACCAAAGACCACCACCCCCGAACCGGAGAAGACCGCAATGACGAATCCGCAGAACCTGAATCCGATGGGCGAGCCCACGCCGGCCAGCGCGCCGCGCAACGCCGCTCTCAATACCAACGAACAGGCCACCATCGGGAAGTCGCTCGTGATCAAGGGCGAGGTCACCGGTTCTGAGTCTCTGTACATCGACGGGCGCGTGGAAGGCGCGATCAACCTGGCCGGCAACCGCGTGACGGTGGGCCGCAACGGCGTGGTGAACGCCAACGTGGTGGCGCGGGAGATCGTGGTGATCGGCAAGGTGAAGGGCAACCTGAACGCCTCGGACCGGGTCGACATCCGCAACGAAGGGTCGCTGACCGGCGACGTGGTGGCGCAGCGCATCTCGATCGAAGATGGCGCGTTCTTCAAGGGCGGCATCGACATCCAGAAGCCGGGCCAGCGCGCCAACGGGAAGTCGGACGAGAAGATGCCGTCGACGACGGCGAGCTCGACGACGGCGGCTGCCGCCAGCGCCTAGTCGGGTTTACGCGCCCTCGGGGTCGAGGGCGCACTCCACGGCGAACGCCCGCTCTCCCTTTCACCCACACCAGCTCTGGCCAGCAAGGACCCTCGTCATGGTCGAGAAAATGCTCCAACTGCTCGCGCTCACCTGCCGCCACCGGCGGATCACGCAGCCCTTCACCGCGTCCACCGCGGCGGTAACCTCGCGCAGCGCCTCGTGGGAGCCGGTGGGAGTCGGGCCGTCGCACTACGTGGTGTGTCTCGATTGCGGGCGGAAGTTCACCTACGACTGGAACGAGATGCGGATCGTGAAGACGGCGCGGGTGTCCTAAGCACGGCCGGGTCCTGTCGCCCCTGAAGGGGCTCTCCATCTATTTGTGACACCGTGACCCACGGCTAGCGCCGTGGGCTGCGCATTCTTGCGCTGCTTCGCAGCGCCGAGCGCGAGGGGCGCGGGCGCTGGATCCTTTTGGCGGGCGAGTCGCCCGCCTCCACACGATCAAGGTCAGGCCGCCGGTGTTAGGGGGCGGTACCGCGCTCTTCGCGGGCGGCGTCGGCAGGCGCGGGGTCGGGCGGGCCGAGGCGGCGCCACAACATTCCCAGCAGCTCCGACCCAGTCACCCAAAGCACGACGGCGACCACGGCCGCCCAGGTCAGCGTAACGAGGGCAAGGTTCTCGAGGTCGGCCCAGCGGGTGCCGTCGAGGTAGACGAACTTCGAGGCGCCGAAGCTGGCGACCGCGGCGACGGTGCCGGCGAAGATGGCCTTCCCCAGTTCTCCCCAGCGCAATCCGGTGAGCAGCACCAGCCCGCGCGCGTGCAGGAGCGCGGCGAGGACGAGGGTGTGGAGCAGGATGCCGAGGTCGGAGGCGATGGCGAGGCCGGCGACGCCGTAGCGCGCGAAGAGCGCGGAGTAGAGCGGGAGCGAGGCGACGGTGACGATGGTGCCGGCGACCATCGGGGTCATGGTGTTGCCGGCGGCGTAGAAGGCGCGGGCGTAGAGGCCCTGCGCGGCCCAGAAGGGCAGCGAAAGCGCGAACCAGAAGAAGAGGATGGCGGTCTCGTGAGAATCGGAGGGCTTGAACATGCCGCGGCGATAGACGAGGTCGACGAGCGGGAGGGCGGCGGCGGCCATCCAGGCGCTGGCGACCAGAGCGAGCGCGCTCACGCGGTAAATGGAGGCATTGACGGTGGCAGCGAACTCGTCGCGGCGCTGCTCGCCCCAGAGTCGCGCGAAGAACGGGAGCGAAGCCTGTCCGGCGGCTTGCCCGAGGACGGCGACCGGCACGGCGAACAGGCGCTTGGCGTAGTTGAGGCGGGTGATGTCGCCGGAGCCGCCGGAGGCGAAGAAGCGCAGGATCCACTCGTCGGCGGTGACGAGCGAGACGCCGAGCATCAGCGGGATGGTCAGGCGCACCCACTCGCGGAAGCCGGGGTGGGAGGTGTCGAAGTCGAGCGAGAAGCGCAGGCCGCCCCTGGCGGCGCCGATGACGTTGATGAGGAATGGTCCGGCAACCGCGCCGGCGACGGCGCCGACGGCGAGCGAGGCGATCCCCATCCGGCGCGAGAGCAGGACGCCGCCCGCGATGATGCCGACGTTGTAGAGCAGCGGCCCGAGCGCGGGAAAGAGGAACAGGCGGCGCGAGAGCAGCACGGCGGAGACCACGCCGCCGACGTAGAAGAAGATCTGCGCAGGCAGCAGGATGCGGGTCAGGCGGACGCACTCGGCCAACTGCTCGGGCGAGAACCTGGGGAAGAGGAGCCGCTCGATCTGCGGCGTGAAGAGCTCGGCGAGGCCGACGCCCGCGAGCAGCACGGCCGTCATGACGGTGACGACGATGTTGAAAGCCTTCTGAGCCTGCTCTTCCCTGCCCTCGGCGGAGTAGCGCGTGAAGATGGAGATGAAGGTGATGGAGGCGGTGCCGCCGGCGACGAGGTAGTTGAGCCAGTCGGGGAGGGTGAAGGCGGCGACGTAGGCGTCGGTCTGGGGGCCGGCGCCGAAAGCCCAGGCGATGTAGGCCTCGCGCACGTAGCCGATGACGCGCGAGAGCAGCACCGCGGCCATGAGCAGGACGGTCGCGGAGTACGCCGAATGCTCGTGCGAGGGCCGGAGCAGCCGGAGCGCGCGGGCGGCGAAGGACGGCGGGCGGTCTTCAGCCATGAAGCGGGAATTCTACACGTCGCTTCCGGCGATTCTACTAGTCGCTGGTGACTTTCAAGAACATTCCGGGGAAGCGCGATCGGCGGCAGACTGCCGAGTCAGATCCTTCGTCGCCCGCCGCGGCGGGCTCCTCAGGATGACACTCACGGAAGAGCGTCGTTCCTGTAGGACTCCCTCGCCCGCCGCGGCGGGCTCGGGATGTTGAGAAACGGCCAGCCTACATGCGGGTCGAGTTCAGCAGCGCCGAGAGGGCGCGGTTGCGCTCGTACTCGCTCTTGATGCCGTTGGCGGCGCGGAGGTAGGCGTTCTTGGCCTCGCCGGTGACGGCGTACTTCGAGGCGGTCGAGGTCAGGACGCGGGCGCGCTCGTAGTCGGAGTTGATGGACGCGGTCGCCTGGAGCAGGCGAACGACGATGGGCTGGCTGAGCGGCACCTTGTCGAGCAGGCCGATGAGGGTGCGGGAGTGTTCGTAGTCGCTCTTGATGCCGTTGGCGGCGTTGAAGAACATCTCCTGCATGGTCGGGTCGACGAGGCGGGCGTCGAGCATGGTCATGAGGACGCGGGCGCGCTCGTAATCCGAGTTGAGCTTGGCGGCGGAGGCGAGCGCCATGCGGGCGTTCTCCTTCGACATGCCGGGGCGCTTGAGGATCTCGACCAGGACACGGGCGTGCTCGTAGTCGCTCTTGAGCGAGTCGGCGCTGGTGAGGAAGGCGGAGCGGCCGGCCTCGTCGTCGAGCGGATACTTTTGCGCGATGACCATGAGGATGCGCGCCTTCTCGTAGTCGGAGCCGATCTGGCGGCCGGCCTGCTCGAGCGTGCGGCGGAGCGTGGCGGCGTCCACCTTGGTCGTGTCGAGCATGGTGCGGAGGTAGAGCGCGGCGACGTAGTCGCTCTCGATCTGGTCGACCTCGTTCAGCACCGCGTTGGGGCCGCCGCGCTGGAGCAGCATCGGCACGCGGGTCGCCGCCGAGAAACCGGTGTGCCGCTCGAACTCGAGCATGAAGCGGCCGAACCACTCGCGCGCGGCGGCGTCGAACTCTTGCGGCTGCGCGTTGCGCCAGTAGGTGTACTTGAGTCCGCCGGCGGAGGGCTCGACCTTGACGCGGCGGGTGGCGCCGCTGATGACCTCGGTGACATCGAAGAAGCCGTCGTCGGGGGTGATGCCGAGCAGTTGCATGCCGTCGGCGCTGAAGGCGAGCTTGCCGGCGGCGTGGATGCGCAGGGTGCACTCGCCGCGCGTCCAGGTGCCATTCATCGTCTGGTAACCGTTGTCGTCAGTGTTGTGGCTCATGCTGACGTTGGTGGTCTTCGACGACGACTTGCAATCGGGATCGGGGAAGCCGCCGCCCATCATGGGCGCGGGGGCCGAAGGCGCCGACGGAGCGGAAGGCGCGGGCGGTACCGCGGGCGTCGGAGTGCTCGCGTAACCGTATCCGTAACCGCTGCCGGAGCCGCTGCCGGCACGGGGCGCGGCGGAGGGCGGGGGCGTGGTGGCGGGCGCGGGCATGGCGACGGGGGCGAGGCTCTCGCTGCCGAACATCCCGCCGGGCGGGATGGCTTCGGGAGTGGGAGCGGGAGTGGGCTGCTCGTCGGCGAGCGCTTCGTCACCGAAGACCAGCGTGTTTTCGTCGGCGTCGGGCGGCGCGGGCGGAGCCGGCTGCGCCGGAGGCGCGGCGGCGGCCGGGGGGCTGGGCGGCGCGGGCGGAATCGGAGGCGCGTCCTGCTGCGGCTGCATGGCGGCGAGCGGCAGCACGAGCGCGGCGGCGAGCAGCGCGGTGCCGAGCACGGCGGCGCGCGAGAGGGCCTGGCGGTTGCGGCGCGGGTCGAGCAGCGCGAGCAGGCGGCCTTCGAACTGCGACTTGCGGGCCATGGCGAGCGCGACGGCGTATTCGCGCTTGGCGCCGAGCTGCGCGACGATCTCGAGCAGGTCGTGGGCGTACTCGCTGGGGCGCGCGCCGGCGGCGAGGACGAAGTCGTCGCACGCCTTCTCGCGCTCGAGACGCATCTGGCGGGCGGCGAGCCACGCCAGCGGATTGAACCAGTGGAGGGCGAGCGCGGCTTGCGCGAGGAGCTGCGTGAGGGCGTCGAGGCGCTTGACGTGGGCGAGCTCGTGGTTGAGGACGGCGAGCGCGCGGGCTTCGGACCAGTCGGCGGCGTCGGGCGGCAGCACGACGCGCGGGTAGATGACGCCGGTGGTGATGGGGACGTCGACGTCGGCGGATTCGAGCAGCTGCACGGGGCGGCGGATGCTCATCGCCGCGGTGACCTGGCGGAGGCGCGCGGTCCAGCGCGGATCGGTGATGGCGGCGCCGCGGGCGAGCACGCCGCGCAGGCGGAAGATCCCCAGCAGCACGCGTCCGGTGAAGAAGGAGACGCCGAGGAGCCAGGCGGCGGCGAGCCACAGCGGCCAGCGCGCGGGCGGCGGTGCCGGCGCGGTCGTGGCGGAGCCGGAGGGCGGAGCAACGGAGCGCGGTGTCGTGGTCGTGACGGCGGCGGCGGATCCTTTCGCCGGCTGCTGCGCGTGCTTCGTGGTCGCGGGCTGCTGGGCGGACTTCGCGGTGGCGTCGTTGTTCGCGAAATCATTCTTGACTGGCGCTTGCACTGCGCTCGGTCGGGTGGCGGCTTGCATCGGCGGCGCGGCGACTTCCGTCACCGGCGCGACGGCGGGCAGGGTCACGCTCGGCAGCCACGTGGTCGAGATGGTGGGCAGGAAGCGCGCGGCGAAGGGGAGGGCGGCGATGGCGGCGAGCGCGGCGACGAGCACGAGGTGGCGCACGGCGGCGGAGCGGCGGCGGAGCAGGCGCTCGGCGGCCAGCGCGAGGGCGAGGACGAAGGTCGCCTTCAGGGTGATGTCGAACAGGAGCGCGAGAGTCGCGCGCGAGAAGAGTTCGAGTGTCGGAATGTGCGGCATGGCTAACGTCCCTCCTGCTGGGCCTTCTTGATCATGGCGGTGAGGCGCTTGCGGTCGTGCGCGGAAAGCTTGGGGTCGAGCTCGAGCAGGGCGGCGGCGGCGTGCTGCGCGGAGCCGCCGAAGAACGTGGTGACGAGGTGGCGGAGGGCGGAGACGCGCGCCTTGGCCGGCTCGACGGTGGGGAGGTAGACGTACTTGAGGCCGTCCTGCTGGTGCTGGACGAGGCCTTTGTCCTCGAGCAGGCGGAGCATGCCGCGGACGGCGGAGTAGGTGGGCGGGTCGGGAAGGGCGGCGAGGACGTCGGCGACGCTGGCCTTGCCGAGGCGGTAGAGGACGTCCATGATCTGGCGCTCGCGGCGGCCGAGTGCGGTTTCCAAGGGAACCTCCGTGCTAATGGACTAGCAGATGCTAATACATTAGCAGACGAAGTCAAGGGAAAAAGGTGAGCGGCTTTGGAAACATTCCGAGGAATCCCTACCTAAGCCGGAGGTTTCGCGATGAGATCCTTCGTCGCCCGCTGCGGCGGGCTCCTCAGGATGACACTCACGGAAGGGTGTCGCGGCGGTAGGGCTTCGTCGCCCGCCGCGGCGGGCTCCTCAGGATGACACTCACGGAGGAGCCTCGTAACTATAGGGCTCCCTCGCCCGCCGCGGTGGGCTCGGGATGTATTTGTTAAGCTCTCGGGGCCATGAAGCTGACAAGCATTGCCGTACTCCTCACCTCACTCTCCTTGACGGCGGCGGCCGCCGAGCGGCACCTCGTTCCGCAGCAGACGTTCGACGCGATCGCGCGCGAGCTTTCGGGCGAGCAGGCGCAGGAGAACACGCGCCGCATCGTCGAGTACCACCGCATCCAGGGGTCGCCGATGATGGCCGACGTCGCCGAGCAGGTGGTGCTGCCGAGCCTGCAGGCCGCAGGATTTTCCCTGACGGACGAACGCGCAGCGGTTTTCGCGAAAAAAGAGCAGTTCCCTTCCGACGGCAAGACGAAGTATGGGACGTTCCTCTCGCCGGCGGGCTGGGAGATGCGCTCGGGCGAGCTGTGGGTGACGGCTGCGGGCGCGGACAAGGAGTTCAAGCCGTATCCGGTGTGCCGCTACGCCGACGTGCCGATGTGCGTGTCGTCGTATTCGAAGGGCGGGACGTGGGAAGGCGAGCTGGTCGAGGTCGGCGCGGGGACGAAGGACGCCGACTACAAAGATAAGGATGTGCGCGGGAAGGTCGCGCTCGCCTACGGGTACGCGGCGAACGTGGTGCGCGAGGCGGTGCTGAAGCACGGCGCGGTGGGGGTGGTGATCTATCCGCCGCCGGGGGACCGCGCGGAGCATCCCGACATGACGCGCTACAACGGCATCTGGCCGCGCGCGGAGGAGTTCGAGGCGACGCGCGGCGGCTTCCAGATCTCGCAGACGGCGTACACCAGGATCCAAGGGCTGATGCGCGCAGGGCCGGTGCGCGTGAAAGGCACGATCGACGCGAGCTACGTCCCGGGCAAGCTGACGCTGGTGCACGCCTGGATCCGCGGGACGGAGAACCCGGAGCAGGAGGTCATCCTGGTCGGGCACCTCGACCACCCGAAGTGGTCGGCGAACGACAACGCGTCGGGCTCGGGCGCGCTCCTCGAGATCGCGCGGACGTACGCCGCGCTCATCAAGGCGGGCAAGCTGCCGTCGCCGAAGAAGACGCTGCACTTCATGTGGGTGCCGGAGTTCTTCGGGACGATGGCGTACGTGGCGAACCATCCGGAGACGCGACGCTGCGGCGCGTGGGACGACCCGCGCTCAGCCGTAAAGCCGTGGAAAGAAAAAGACCCGTGCGTGGTCGCGGCGCTCAACCTCGACATGGTCGGGGAAGACACCGTGAAGACCAACTCGCGGTTCTACTTCACGCGCACGCCGGATTCGGTGCCGAGCTTCCTGAACGCGCTGATGGCGGACGCGCTGGCGCAGACGCGCGCGGCGAACCTCTCCGCGCCAACGGGCACGCGGAACCTGTGGGTGCCGGAGGAGATCGGGCTGGCGCTAGGCAGCGACCACGAAGTGTTCCTCGGGCTCGGAATCCCCGCGACCATGCTCGGCCACGACCCGGACTGGACGCACCACACGTCGGAAGACAAGATGGACAAGACGGACGCGAGCGAGTTCAAGCGGGTGGGAACGTTCGCGGCGGTGGGGGCGTGGTGGATGGGGAACAACGACGGGCACGCTGCATCCGACTTCGAGAAGACTGCGGAGGCGAGCCTGCGACTGAACCGTTTGAATGAGCTTCTTTCGCGCAGGACAGAGTCAGCAGCCTTA
This genomic stretch from Terriglobales bacterium harbors:
- a CDS encoding BlaI/MecI/CopY family transcriptional regulator: METALGRRERQIMDVLYRLGKASVADVLAALPDPPTYSAVRGMLRLLEDKGLVQHQQDGLKYVYLPTVEPAKARVSALRHLVTTFFGGSAQHAAAALLELDPKLSAHDRKRLTAMIKKAQQEGR
- the murJ gene encoding murein biosynthesis integral membrane protein MurJ — its product is MAEDRPPSFAARALRLLRPSHEHSAYSATVLLMAAVLLSRVIGYVREAYIAWAFGAGPQTDAYVAAFTLPDWLNYLVAGGTASITFISIFTRYSAEGREEQAQKAFNIVVTVMTAVLLAGVGLAELFTPQIERLLFPRFSPEQLAECVRLTRILLPAQIFFYVGGVVSAVLLSRRLFLFPALGPLLYNVGIIAGGVLLSRRMGIASLAVGAVAGAVAGPFLINVIGAARGGLRFSLDFDTSHPGFREWVRLTIPLMLGVSLVTADEWILRFFASGGSGDITRLNYAKRLFAVPVAVLGQAAGQASLPFFARLWGEQRRDEFAATVNASIYRVSALALVASAWMAAAALPLVDLVYRRGMFKPSDSHETAILFFWFALSLPFWAAQGLYARAFYAAGNTMTPMVAGTIVTVASLPLYSALFARYGVAGLAIASDLGILLHTLVLAALLHARGLVLLTGLRWGELGKAIFAGTVAAVASFGASKFVYLDGTRWADLENLALVTLTWAAVVAVVLWVTGSELLGMLWRRLGPPDPAPADAAREERGTAP
- a CDS encoding M56 family metallopeptidase — encoded protein: MPHIPTLELFSRATLALLFDITLKATFVLALALAAERLLRRRSAAVRHLVLVAALAAIAALPFAARFLPTISTTWLPSVTLPAVAPVTEVAAPPMQAATRPSAVQAPVKNDFANNDATAKSAQQPATTKHAQQPAKGSAAAVTTTTPRSVAPPSGSATTAPAPPPARWPLWLAAAWLLGVSFFTGRVLLGIFRLRGVLARGAAITDPRWTARLRQVTAAMSIRRPVQLLESADVDVPITTGVIYPRVVLPPDAADWSEARALAVLNHELAHVKRLDALTQLLAQAALALHWFNPLAWLAARQMRLEREKACDDFVLAAGARPSEYAHDLLEIVAQLGAKREYAVALAMARKSQFEGRLLALLDPRRNRQALSRAAVLGTALLAAALVLPLAAMQPQQDAPPIPPAPPSPPAAAAPPAQPAPPAPPDADENTLVFGDEALADEQPTPAPTPEAIPPGGMFGSESLAPVAMPAPATTPPPSAAPRAGSGSGSGYGYGYASTPTPAVPPAPSAPSAPSAPAPMMGGGFPDPDCKSSSKTTNVSMSHNTDDNGYQTMNGTWTRGECTLRIHAAGKLAFSADGMQLLGITPDDGFFDVTEVISGATRRVKVEPSAGGLKYTYWRNAQPQEFDAAAREWFGRFMLEFERHTGFSAATRVPMLLQRGGPNAVLNEVDQIESDYVAALYLRTMLDTTKVDAATLRRTLEQAGRQIGSDYEKARILMVIAQKYPLDDEAGRSAFLTSADSLKSDYEHARVLVEILKRPGMSKENARMALASAAKLNSDYERARVLMTMLDARLVDPTMQEMFFNAANGIKSDYEHSRTLIGLLDKVPLSQPIVVRLLQATASINSDYERARVLTSTASKYAVTGEAKNAYLRAANGIKSEYERNRALSALLNSTRM
- a CDS encoding polymer-forming cytoskeletal protein, which translates into the protein MTNPQNLNPMGEPTPASAPRNAALNTNEQATIGKSLVIKGEVTGSESLYIDGRVEGAINLAGNRVTVGRNGVVNANVVAREIVVIGKVKGNLNASDRVDIRNEGSLTGDVVAQRISIEDGAFFKGGIDIQKPGQRANGKSDEKMPSTTASSTTAAAASA
- a CDS encoding M28 family peptidase, encoding MKLTSIAVLLTSLSLTAAAAERHLVPQQTFDAIARELSGEQAQENTRRIVEYHRIQGSPMMADVAEQVVLPSLQAAGFSLTDERAAVFAKKEQFPSDGKTKYGTFLSPAGWEMRSGELWVTAAGADKEFKPYPVCRYADVPMCVSSYSKGGTWEGELVEVGAGTKDADYKDKDVRGKVALAYGYAANVVREAVLKHGAVGVVIYPPPGDRAEHPDMTRYNGIWPRAEEFEATRGGFQISQTAYTRIQGLMRAGPVRVKGTIDASYVPGKLTLVHAWIRGTENPEQEVILVGHLDHPKWSANDNASGSGALLEIARTYAALIKAGKLPSPKKTLHFMWVPEFFGTMAYVANHPETRRCGAWDDPRSAVKPWKEKDPCVVAALNLDMVGEDTVKTNSRFYFTRTPDSVPSFLNALMADALAQTRAANLSAPTGTRNLWVPEEIGLALGSDHEVFLGLGIPATMLGHDPDWTHHTSEDKMDKTDASEFKRVGTFAAVGAWWMGNNDGHAASDFEKTAEASLRLNRLNELLSRRTESAALRRATALNLRAAGDFTRSLLTRAGYYAEGKDGGIFPGTGGGVTHPPGPRRLVLAPLDASALENVSEADKKWVAEQRARFAVEAEGITDQ